The Mercurialis annua linkage group LG8, ddMerAnnu1.2, whole genome shotgun sequence genome window below encodes:
- the LOC126659477 gene encoding uncharacterized protein LOC126659477 has product MGFVKEERSITRILRIIKTVFFLITMLISFLLFSAPILLVLADTLLPFSLLSASLSPSASFLSFQTLSSHFYNYDFRYSLIDIPLISVVRSAVIICVYCLCDGPRLSRGPYLAITAICSISSLIFVSLKAPYVFSVARNSDDDDAMEIALFVCSMVLAIGHIVVAYRTSCRERRKLLVFKIDIEAVSACKNGFPGYKKIPKEERIK; this is encoded by the exons ATGGGATTTGTGAAAGAAGAGAGATCAATTACAAGAATATTAAGGATAATTAAGAcagtttttttcttaattactatgttaatttcatttttattattttctgcTCCAATTCTTCTTGTTTTAGCTGATACTCTTCTTCCATTTTCTCTTCTTTCTGCTTCTCTTTCACCTTCTGCTTCCTTTTTGTCCTTTCAAACCCTTTCTTCCCATTTTTATAACTATGATTTTAGGTATTCTCTCATTGATATTCCCCTCATCTCCGTCGTCCGATCAGCCGTCATCATCT GTGTGTATTGTTTGTGTGATGGACCAAGATTATCAAGAGGGCCGTATTTGGCGATTACAGCAATATGTTCAATTTCGTCGCTAATTTTTGTGTCGTTAAAAGCACCATATGTGTTTAGTGTTGCAAGAAATAGTGACGATGATGATGCTATGGAGATTGCTTTATTTGTTTGTTCAATGGTGTTAGCAATTGGACATATTGTTGTTGCTTATAGAACAAGTTGTCGTGAAAGAAGAAAGCTTTTGGTTTTCAAAATTGACATTGAAGCT GTTTCTGCTTGCAAGAATGGATTTCCAGGatacaaaaaaattccaaaagaaGAAAGGATTAAATAA